The Saprospiraceae bacterium genome includes the window CGTTGTTATAGGGAATTCAAATGAAATCCCATGTACCAATCTTGCAGGGGTGGGTAGATTGAATCGAACAGTAAAGATTGAATGAAGGGGAAAAATAGTCTGCCTTTTGAAAGGAAAGGACAGCTTAGTTATCGTTATAATTTATTTTACCTCAAAGGTAATTATTCGGGACTATTAAAACAAACTTTTCACGTTGTTTGGAAGGCCTTCAAATGCTAATTTATGGCCAGAGGTAGTTACAAAGCGCTACACAACGGAGCAACGTTCACTGAGGAATATAAAAAAACGCTGCATCCTCTGCCCCATCAAACTACCCACTGACAACCACTAAATGCTCCCCAATCATCTCCAATGCCAAACGGATCTCTTGCAAATGCGTCCGAAAATTCAAAACCGCACAACGGATCCAGACCTCCCCATTAATGAGCGTAGAAGAAAAGAAAAAACGACCATCCCTATGCAAAGCAGCAAGCAATCGCTGGTTGAAAGCATTAACTTCCTCAGCAGGGTAGCGAAAAAGTGTGATAGATAGGGCAGGGTAGGGGCCCGTTTCGAATCCCATTTCCTGGATACGCTCGTGGAAATAGCGACACAAAAGGAGTTTTTCCGCCAAACAATCCCTGAAGACAGATAAGCCATGCAAATGCAGGGGAAGCCACATCCGCAATCCTCGGAAATGTTTGGTCAATTCAGGCCCACAATCCGCAGGGTTGATTTCCTCAAAGCCATAGGCATCTACCATATAGGCCGCCTGGTGCGCATGCGCAGCCAGCAATGCCTGGCCATCTTTGATCAGCGCCACCCCTGTTCCAAAAGGGAGGAATAAGCCTTTATGCGGGTCCATCACCAGCGAATCGGCCCGTTCAATGCCTTTAAATTTTTCTTTCAACTCATCAACCAATATAAAAAAGCCACCATAAGCAGCATCTACATGGAACCAAGCCTGGTACTGCTCGCAAATGGAGGCGATGGCATCCAGTTCGTCCATGGCTCCGGTGTCCGTGGTGCCGGCCGTGGCGATGACCATGAAAGGACGAAGGCCCGCTGCCACATCCATTGCCAGTTGGTTTTCCAAGGCGTAAATATCCATTTGGTATTGCGCATTCATGGGGATGATGCGAAAAACCGCTTCTCCCAAGCCCGTGATATGCAGTGCCTTATGTAAGCAGTGGTGCATTTGTTGGGTAAAATAGATAACCGCACTTCTTACCTTTTCTGCTTGTATGCCATGTTGATCTCTTGCGGTGGTGATGGCAATCAGGCTGGCAATGGAACCGCCCGAACTCAAATTTCCATGGGCAGTCGCCGGAAAGCCAACCAGCGAACAAAGCCATCGGATGAGCTGGTTCTCCATAATCACTGCGCCCGGACAGGAAAAAAAGATGCCTGCATAACGATTGGTTGCCGCAACAAGAAGATCGCCAATGGCACTGGCCCAAAGTGCACCGCCAGGGATGTAGCCCAGGTGCCCTCCCGAGGCCGAATTGATACCAGCATGATCTACCTCTTCCCGCACAATAGCGAGTAATTGTTCAAAAGGCTTGGCCTCCTCTGTGATCACTAAATTCGACAATTGAGGGCAATCTGCCGCCTGATAGGCTTTTTTTAGGGGAAGGGTTTCTATGAAATCTTCTATATAGGTCATTCCCTGTTCCCAGATTGTTTTCCTTTCCACCTGACTAGGTTCCAATTGACGGGCGGTCTTTTCGAGTGCTATTATCTTATCTATCATGCTGCCAAAATAATGATATAAAGGAGGAAACACTATTTTGGTAATAAGCATTTTCCTGCTTTGACAATTTTTGCGGTCAAAGATTCGGAAAGGGGAATGTTTCCAAGCGTTCCAAGGTGTAGCATTTCCGACTTTTAAACTACCGGAGGTAGTCCCATTTTGTACTTCCGATTTTGTCCAAGTTTTGACGGGGGCCCCGGGCCGGGCACTAGTGCTGCCAGCATTAAATACCGAGGTATAAAATGGTCTCTTTTGGCGCCATACTGCCTTGCTCGTTGCTCACATAGGCCCGCTATTATCGCGCCTCGCGCCTTGTCTGGCAACAATACCCTCTTACTTCATTCCGGCAGCCCTAGTTCATATACCAAGAAGCACAGATGATAGTGGTTTTATCCAATTTCGCAGCAGAAAAGGTATAGTTTTCCATCATTAGGTATTCGTTGGTAAAACCCAATTCATAATGATGTTCATCATATGCCTCAATGACAAAATCTTTTTGCTGGATAGCCTTACGCAAACTGTCTACCTCCATTTCCGATTTCATGATTTCTGCTAGTTGGAGCGCCTTTCCAATCCAACTTTGGGTATTACTAAGATCTACTGATTGTAGGGTTTTAATGCGCCCACCTACTGCATAATGATCGCAGCCTCCACGAAATAACTCAAGGGTATCTCCATTCGGTTGGGGTATGGTAGCAGTATGCGTAACTGGGTCCCAGGTATAGGACTGGATAGTCGGAATAGCTTTTACGAAAGCATCTGTTTGGGTGGTTTGGTCAAAGGTGCAATCATTTGATGATTCAATAGCATTTTCAGGAGTATCGACGGGTTTGATGAAACCTTCGGGGCTGATCTGAAAATAGGCCACTTGCTGGCTTTTTGTGCTTATTTCTTGATCTGAGCTTTCCAGGTCATGGTCAATGGTCAGTCGACGGATGAGGCCCTCGTCTGTTAGATAGCTATTAAGACTTATCTCAAATACTTTAACAAACTCAAAATAATCAATCTGCTTGCCCTCCTTGGTATATGTTCTCAGTTCAATGCTTATTCCGGCATTCCAGTCCAAAGGGAAAGCAATGGCCGTATATTGCGCTTTTTCAAGCAAGACAATACCTTGATAATACTGGCAAGAACATTCTGATTCGAATAAGAGGGAATCAATATACCGGACGACAGATTGGCTGTCGAGTGGTTGCCCCATATCCTCTCCTTGCCAATCCAATGGCTTTTCATAAGGTAATTTTGCTTTGGGCAAGTTAGCCACAAAAGCAGCGAAAAGCCCTTCGTTATCCTTATTTGGTTCTTTTTCTTGGGACACTGCTGGTAAATCAGTTGTTTTGATCTGTTGAGTTCCTTCGCAAGCCAGGAAAAGGAAGCCTAGCAAGCTCAGCAGGCCTAATTGTTTTTTGGTCCAGTGTATCATAAAATTATTTTGTTGATCTAATTGATTTTCAAAACAAAAGTACAGGCATTGGACAAGTGCTGTTTGAAGCAATGTCGCAAAAGCTTATAAAAAGGTAGCATCTATCAGTAATGCTCCCTAATTTTGAAAGTCAACCAAAACAATTCCTTTGAATAGACTGGAAAAGCGGAAGAAGCCTTACTTTTACGGGTCGAAAACAATAGATTTCAATTGTCTTGATATGAAAGTTTACCTGTCAATACTCGGTTTATTGGCTTTTATTAGTCTACCAGCACAACAAAATACCGCTCTTTTGTTGGCTAAATCTATGAGTGAAAATGAGCAGTACCAAGCCTCAAATGAAGTGTTGACGGATTTTATCATCAATAACCCTCAACGGCTATACGATTTATCGAATGTTTATTTTTTGCGGAGTTATAATTTTATGCAGCTAGGCGCTTATGTCCAGGCCATGGCCGCTAATCGCGAATCTATGGCACTCAAAGAGCGTTTAGTGATCGAGGGGATAGGCGAAAATTATATGCGATCTGGCGCCATTTATTTGTTGGCAGGGGATTATGACCAGGCGCTTGAACACCTTTTGATGGCCAAAGATTATCCTATTGAATCTGGTGAAGTGTATGCCCTGATTGATGGGTACCTGGGCGCTACCTATATGGAATTGAATCAGCTGAAAACGGCAGAGAAATATTTCCTTCAGTCTATAGAATCACTAGAGATTGAATTTGGGGATAAGCATCCAGCCTTAGCCAATAGCTATTATAATATAGGTCAGCTGGCATCCTTACAGGGAGATGCGGTACAGGCAGAATCTTATCTGAAGAAGGCCCTGAATATTGCGGTGGAACTGCGACAACATAAGACCCTGGCGAAAATATACAATGCCCTGGCCAAGGTTTATGAAGTGATAGACATAGAAAAAGTTTATTTGACCTACGAAAAGGCGATTAGTCTTTTGCAACGTCAATATGGTCAATATAATGTAGCACTGGCGAGAACTTATCTCCATCTAAGCCAATTTTATTGGGCGGAAAAGGACTTGGTTAAAGCCAAGGAATATTTGGGAAATGCATTGGCTAGTTTATTACCCAAGGCCAATGTTAGGAACTGGACCTTTCTCCCCGATGCAGCAGAAGTGCCTTTAGATCCTATATTATTGGTCCAGGTTTTGGTGCAGCGAACTCGTATGCTGGCCCAAAACGACCAAGAAGCAGAACTGTTTTTGGCTTTTGAAAGCACGCGATTGGCTAGTGAATTATTGGCTGAACAGCTCGTGATCGTAGGCGGAGGGGCAAGGCGATTACTGTTGACCGAAAAATTATATGACATTTTTGAGCCAGGTATTCAGGCGGGGTTGGCCTTAGCCAAAGCAAAAGGAGAAGAAAGCTACGCTATAGCTGCCTTCGACTTAGCAGAAAAAAGCAAGGCGATGATTGCCGCTGCTTTAGCAAAAACTTCCGACCTCCAGGCGACAGCGTTAAGCAAGGGAATAGCCTTCCGGGAAACCCTAATGGCAGCCCAGAAAAACCTTGAAGAACAAGGGCAAAACACCGAAGTAATGAACCAGTTAAAGGAGGCTCAACAGTTGTGGCAGTCCTACCAAGCTCAATTGCCAGCCTCCAGCAATTTAGGGATAAGCACTGTATTTGAACTCCCTAAAATCCAGGACCAATTAAAGCCAGCGGAATTGTTGGTTTCGTACTTTTTAGGCAAAGATCAGTATTATATTTTTGCGGTAGCAAAGGATGGTTTTAAGGCATTAAGTATTCCGGATGCCCCCACACCGGAACAACAAAATACATCATCTACAAAAGGATTATCCGATCAGGTGATCGCTTTCCAAAGCAAGGGAAGTAATGATGGGCTGAAAATGATGCCACTTTTGACCCTTATCAAAGCCTATCGCAGGGCTATAAATGAAAAAAAAGATACAGATTTTATCCAATATACCACTGAATTATATGATCGGTTAATTGCACCCATCAGTGACCAACTTACGAATAAAAAACACTTGATTATCCTCCCGCA containing:
- a CDS encoding aminotransferase class V-fold PLP-dependent enzyme, whose translation is MIDKIIALEKTARQLEPSQVERKTIWEQGMTYIEDFIETLPLKKAYQAADCPQLSNLVITEEAKPFEQLLAIVREEVDHAGINSASGGHLGYIPGGALWASAIGDLLVAATNRYAGIFFSCPGAVIMENQLIRWLCSLVGFPATAHGNLSSGGSIASLIAITTARDQHGIQAEKVRSAVIYFTQQMHHCLHKALHITGLGEAVFRIIPMNAQYQMDIYALENQLAMDVAAGLRPFMVIATAGTTDTGAMDELDAIASICEQYQAWFHVDAAYGGFFILVDELKEKFKGIERADSLVMDPHKGLFLPFGTGVALIKDGQALLAAHAHQAAYMVDAYGFEEINPADCGPELTKHFRGLRMWLPLHLHGLSVFRDCLAEKLLLCRYFHERIQEMGFETGPYPALSITLFRYPAEEVNAFNQRLLAALHRDGRFFFSSTLINGEVWIRCAVLNFRTHLQEIRLALEMIGEHLVVVSG
- a CDS encoding CHAT domain-containing tetratricopeptide repeat protein, giving the protein MKVYLSILGLLAFISLPAQQNTALLLAKSMSENEQYQASNEVLTDFIINNPQRLYDLSNVYFLRSYNFMQLGAYVQAMAANRESMALKERLVIEGIGENYMRSGAIYLLAGDYDQALEHLLMAKDYPIESGEVYALIDGYLGATYMELNQLKTAEKYFLQSIESLEIEFGDKHPALANSYYNIGQLASLQGDAVQAESYLKKALNIAVELRQHKTLAKIYNALAKVYEVIDIEKVYLTYEKAISLLQRQYGQYNVALARTYLHLSQFYWAEKDLVKAKEYLGNALASLLPKANVRNWTFLPDAAEVPLDPILLVQVLVQRTRMLAQNDQEAELFLAFESTRLASELLAEQLVIVGGGARRLLLTEKLYDIFEPGIQAGLALAKAKGEESYAIAAFDLAEKSKAMIAAALAKTSDLQATALSKGIAFRETLMAAQKNLEEQGQNTEVMNQLKEAQQLWQSYQAQLPASSNLGISTVFELPKIQDQLKPAELLVSYFLGKDQYYIFAVAKDGFKALSIPDAPTPEQQNTSSTKGLSDQVIAFQSKGSNDGLKMMPLLTLIKAYRRAINEKKDTDFIQYTTELYDRLIAPISDQLTNKKHLIILPHHELFTIPFEAFLTAPVKSKQIKYHRLPYLIKDYTIRYANEMAYAFAKGDQPAPYTYDFVGFAPGFAPLEENNYTLDNHYFLSDTSNFANEVFRSITTDKWQFKPLPFSAQEIVDVAALLTKDGKTSKVFLQQEATIENFKSEALKARYIHLATHSFSESGKPSISGVAFAPPPSEDHSWKESILYLPAIQNLPLSTELVVLSSAEGNMGATLKGEGVASLVRAFAQTGSPRTLSALWPGYETQTHALMQHFYAHLLKGNSYEAALQSAKLQMLKDKKIAPWMWSGFLLWGQP